A window of the Cannabis sativa cultivar Pink pepper isolate KNU-18-1 chromosome X, ASM2916894v1, whole genome shotgun sequence genome harbors these coding sequences:
- the LOC133032424 gene encoding MLO-like protein 1, which translates to MIEEGTTLEYTPTWVVALVCTVIVFISLTVERIIHYTGKYLKKKNQKPLFEALQKVKEELMLLGFISLLLTVFQARIAKICISKEHAKQWLPCSDDEDDSSSKTTHHFQTLFTTVPRLLAEASSSGSDDYCSKKEKVPLLSTTALHHLHIFIFVLAVVHVTFCALTILFGGIKIRQWKKWEDSISKNGTNNVEEALKTKFTDVQGHDFIRGRFLGIGKNLSLLGWVHSFFKQIFGSVTEADYLTLRLGFIMTHCRGNRKFNFHKYMIRALEADFKKVVGISWYLWLFVVFFLCLNVSGLHAYFWLAFVPLLLLLAVGTKLEHVITQLAHEVAEKHVAIEGDLVVKPSDDHFWFHRPRLVLILIHIILFQNSFELAFFFWIWVQYGFDSCIMGQIGFIIPRLVIGVFVQFLCSYSTLPLYAIVTQMGSSFKKAIFEEHIQDGLVDWARQAKKNKGMRKASNGSSQVGPNKDGSSGNTVGVVVELANVGDQHNQSERHLLGEIQPVNHRS; encoded by the exons ATGATAGAGGAGGGAACAACGTTGGAGTACACGCCCACCTGGGTTGTGGCTCTGGTTTGTACTGTCATCGTCTTCATTTCTCTAACCGTCGAGAGAATCATTCACTACACCGGAAAG TATTTGAAGAAAAAGAACCAAAAGCCTCTGTTCGAAGCATTGCAAAAGGTCAAAGAAG AGTTAATGCTTTTGGGATTCATATCGCTGCTGCTGACGGTTTTCCAAGCCCGCATCGCCAAAATATGTATAAGCAAAGAACATGCCAAGCAGTGGCTGCCTTGTAGCGATGACGAAGATGACTCATCATCTAAAACTACTCATCACTTTCAGACCCTTTTCACAACTGTTCCACGCCTCCTTGCCGAGGCTTCCTCTTCAGGTTCCGATGACTACTGTTCCAAAAAG GAAAAGGTTCCACTGTTGTCCACTACAGCACTCCACCATCTTCATATCTTCATCTTTGTGTTAGCCGTTGTCCATGTCACCTTCTGTGCTTTAACTATTCTTTTTGGTGGGATAAAG ATACGTCAATGGAAAAAATGGGAGGATTCTATCTCAAAAAATGGAACAAACAATGTAGAAGAGG CTCTAAAAACAAAGTTCACGGACGTTCAAGGTCACGATTTTATCAGGGGTCGTTTTTTGGGCATTGGGaagaatttatcacttttaGGCTGGGTG CATTCATTTTTCAAGCAAATTTTTGGATCTGTGACGGAAGCAGATTATTTGACACTTAGGCTAGGCTTTATCATG ACACATTGCAGGGGAAACCGAAAATTTAATTTCCACAAGTACATGATTCGTGCCCTTGAAGCTGATTTTAAAAAAGTTGTTGGAATAAG TTGGTATTTGTGGTTGTTTGTAGTGTTCTTTTTGTGCCTGAATGTATCCG GTTTGCACGCATATTTTTGGTTGGCATTTGTACCTTTGCTT CTTCTGCTTGCTGTTGGCACTAAGTTGGAGCATGTAATTACCCAATTGGCCCATGAAGTTGCTGAGAAACATGTAGCAATTGAAGGCGATTTGGTAGTTAAACCATCAGACGATCACTTCTGGTTTCATCGACCCCGCCTTGTTCTCATACTCATTCATATCATACTTTTCCAAAATTCCTTCGAACTAGCATTTTTCTTCTGGATTTGG GTTCAATACGGATTTGACTCTTGCATAATGGGGCAGATCGGCTTTATTATTCCCCGACTAGTGATTGG gGTATTTGTTCAGTTCCTTTGTAGTTACAGCACCTTGCCTTTGTATGCCATTGTCACACAG ATGGGAAGTTCCTTCAAGAAAGCTATTTTCGAAGAACACATTCAAGATGGATTAGTTGATTGGGCTCGGCAGGCCAAGAAGAATAAAGGAATGAGAAAGGCTTCAAATGGGTCTAGCCAAGTGGGTCCTAATAAAGATGGTAGTTCTGGTAATACAGTTGGAGTAGTAGTTGAGTTGGCAAATGTTGGGGACCAACATAATCAGTCCGAAAGACATCTTTTAGGAGAAATTCAGCCTGTAAACCATCGTTCATAA